The proteins below come from a single Streptomyces tubercidicus genomic window:
- a CDS encoding NB-ARC domain-containing protein: protein MNLSKIERLVREGDLSLDALKYLINCRGECEWLDFKQVLHLDNDYGIATFTRDALAMKNTGGGYLVIGVQDKTWVPVGLIEQLPYDTKQLRDKIRRGSGLDLQVDMVQHELRYTGESRWFALVLVRAALKRRKRRTPSLVRHDFHPKESYGLSRGEIYFRKGDSTVKITNEDELEGLLDDLEDRTDRESLEQGSVGSAFAVEQGTYRLLERDFEEFVGREQLREQLMNAVVGDPRIWIVNVHGPGGVGKSALATWVAYDCLDNGPFEAILQLTAKETVLTAGGITRARSRTLHSLEDLLDQIAQLFGETPPSTLEDKKSLVIEWLSAFSTLLVLDNLETVDDGRIIAFIQELPPSSKAKVLITSRRKTGGWEKPVTVPELNEVETKEFVKVKAVEMGIQIPMTGQLVSEINESCGGLPLAIQWFLGRYKRCGDIKAALKGVRHKDSPVLEFSFRNTWDSLSPDARRVLSVMSIFDVPPKHYMISLAADLPHESVDTALRELEDATLISKHVDQADGRESFSSLPITLSFAANQLPQFGSLEKDARQRLNRYKQQLDLEGYEVRRFIGEFERYGIENDNDKRGVILCRQGESETFSGNYEAADDLFKQAREIAPTSSYVLAMSSSYELARGHIGRAKGFADSACSRATRLTGGLAYSTKARVCAAQRDDNGRINALKRALEYAPEDVVQRHQYGVALSRSGRPREAIDEFTKIIDLEAPRTVPRETLVMALKTRVINYRRLGERQMAAEDLAFAKSLVRDHPHLAGQSHHIAELEE from the coding sequence GTGAACCTGTCAAAGATCGAGAGGCTGGTGCGGGAGGGCGACCTCAGCCTCGACGCACTGAAGTACCTCATCAACTGCCGCGGTGAGTGCGAGTGGCTGGACTTTAAACAAGTGCTCCACCTAGACAACGACTACGGGATCGCGACTTTCACCAGGGACGCGCTGGCCATGAAGAATACGGGCGGCGGCTACCTGGTGATCGGAGTGCAGGACAAGACCTGGGTGCCGGTTGGCCTGATCGAGCAGCTTCCCTACGATACGAAGCAGCTTCGTGACAAGATCCGCCGAGGCAGTGGCTTGGACCTTCAAGTGGATATGGTCCAGCATGAGCTCCGGTATACAGGTGAGTCACGTTGGTTTGCGCTGGTGTTGGTCCGAGCGGCCCTGAAACGACGTAAGCGTCGCACACCGTCCCTCGTCCGTCATGACTTCCACCCTAAGGAGTCATACGGGCTGAGCCGTGGCGAGATCTACTTCCGCAAGGGCGACTCAACAGTCAAGATCACGAACGAGGATGAGCTCGAAGGCCTGCTGGACGACCTGGAAGACAGAACCGATCGAGAAAGTCTTGAACAGGGGTCAGTAGGCAGCGCCTTCGCCGTCGAACAGGGGACGTACCGCCTGCTGGAGCGGGACTTTGAGGAGTTCGTCGGACGGGAGCAGCTGCGAGAGCAGCTCATGAACGCCGTAGTCGGGGACCCTCGCATCTGGATCGTCAACGTGCATGGACCTGGCGGTGTAGGCAAGTCAGCCCTCGCGACGTGGGTGGCATACGACTGCCTCGACAACGGCCCGTTCGAGGCGATCCTGCAACTCACAGCGAAAGAGACGGTGCTCACAGCAGGAGGAATCACCCGCGCCAGATCCCGTACCTTGCACTCTCTGGAAGACCTACTCGATCAGATTGCCCAGCTCTTCGGGGAGACTCCACCTTCGACACTCGAAGATAAGAAGTCTCTAGTCATCGAATGGCTATCCGCTTTCTCCACCCTCTTGGTTCTGGATAATCTGGAGACAGTGGATGATGGTCGGATCATTGCGTTCATTCAAGAGCTGCCGCCATCGTCCAAGGCTAAGGTGCTGATCACAAGTCGACGCAAGACTGGCGGCTGGGAGAAGCCGGTAACGGTACCTGAGCTCAATGAGGTCGAGACTAAGGAATTCGTCAAGGTCAAGGCAGTCGAGATGGGCATCCAAATCCCGATGACCGGCCAACTGGTATCAGAGATCAATGAGTCATGTGGGGGGCTTCCGCTGGCGATTCAGTGGTTCCTCGGACGGTACAAGCGTTGTGGTGATATCAAGGCCGCACTCAAGGGCGTGCGGCACAAGGATTCTCCGGTTCTAGAATTCAGCTTCCGCAACACCTGGGACTCGCTGTCGCCAGACGCCCGGCGAGTCCTGAGCGTGATGTCGATCTTCGATGTACCGCCCAAGCACTACATGATCTCGCTGGCAGCCGATCTACCTCACGAAAGTGTCGACACGGCTTTGCGGGAGCTTGAAGATGCCACGTTAATCAGCAAGCATGTTGACCAAGCGGATGGCAGGGAAAGCTTCAGTAGCCTGCCGATCACTCTTTCTTTTGCAGCTAACCAGCTTCCGCAGTTTGGATCGCTTGAGAAAGATGCTCGCCAGCGGCTGAATCGCTACAAGCAGCAGCTTGACTTGGAGGGGTACGAAGTACGGCGCTTCATTGGCGAATTTGAACGCTATGGAATTGAGAATGACAATGATAAGCGAGGGGTCATTCTTTGTCGTCAGGGGGAATCGGAGACGTTCTCGGGTAATTACGAGGCGGCTGACGATCTCTTCAAGCAAGCGAGAGAGATTGCCCCAACCAGCTCTTACGTGCTTGCCATGAGCTCAAGTTACGAGCTGGCTCGCGGGCATATTGGACGGGCAAAGGGTTTCGCTGATTCGGCCTGCTCGCGGGCCACTCGTCTGACTGGCGGCCTGGCATACAGCACCAAGGCTCGGGTTTGTGCTGCACAAAGAGACGACAATGGACGCATTAACGCCCTCAAGCGCGCCTTGGAGTACGCCCCGGAGGATGTCGTGCAACGCCACCAGTACGGCGTGGCCCTGAGTCGAAGTGGTCGGCCCCGAGAGGCGATCGATGAGTTTACGAAGATCATCGACCTTGAGGCCCCACGTACCGTGCCCAGGGAAACCCTGGTCATGGCATTGAAGACTCGCGTCATCAATTATCGGCGCTTGGGGGAGCGTCAAATGGCCGCGGAAGACCTGGCCTTCGCTAAGTCCCTTGTGCGCGATCACCCTCACTTGGCAGGTCAGTCACACCACATTGCAGAACTTGAGGAGTGA